Proteins encoded together in one Benincasa hispida cultivar B227 chromosome 1, ASM972705v1, whole genome shotgun sequence window:
- the LOC120070876 gene encoding NADH-ubiquinone oxidoreductase chain 2 gives MWAPDIYEGSPTPVTAFLSIAPKISIFANISRVSIYGSYGATLQQIFFFCSIASLILGALAAMAQTKVKRPLAHSSIGHVGYIRTGFSCGTIEGIQSLLIGIFIYVLMTIDAFAIVLALRQTRVKYIADLGALAKTNPISAITFSITMFSYAGIPPLAGFCSKFYLFFAALGCGAYFLAPVGVVTSVIGRWAAGRLPRVSPFGRPKAVLRAPDM, from the coding sequence ATGTGGGCACCTGATATCTATGAGGGTTCACCCACCCCGGTTACAGCATTCCTTTCTATTGCGCCTAAAATCTCTATTTTTGCTAATATTTCACGTGTTTCTATTTATGGTTCCTATGGAGCTACATTGCAACAAATCTTCTTTTTCTGCAGCATTGCTTCTTTGATCTTAGGAGCATTGGCCGCCATGGCCCAAACGAAAGTCAAAAGACCTCTAGCTCATAGTTCAATTGGACATGTAGGTTATATTCGTACAGGTTTCTCATGTGGAACCATAGAAGGAATTCAATCACTACTAATTGGTATCTTTATTTATGTATTAATGACGATAGATGCATTCGCCATAGTTTTAGCATTACGGCAAACCCGTGTAAAATATATAGCGGATTTGGGCGCTCTAGCCAAAACGAATCCTATTTCGGCTATTACCTTCTCCATTACTATGTTCTCATACGCAGGAATACCCCCGTTAGCCGGTTTTTGTAGCAAATTCTATTTGTTTTTCGCCGCTTTGGGTTGTGGGGCTTACTTCCTAGCCCCAGTGGGAGTAGTGACTAGCGTTATAGGTCGTTGGGCGGCCGGAAGGTTGCCACGAGTAAGTCCGTTTGGGAGACCGAAGGCAGTTCTCCGTGCACCGGACATGTAG